In the Ursus arctos isolate Adak ecotype North America unplaced genomic scaffold, UrsArc2.0 scaffold_19, whole genome shotgun sequence genome, one interval contains:
- the TCF25 gene encoding transcription factor 25, translating into MPLLTERKFRRTSARRRDTPASRQRAVSAQARQPFSCLLFLLPVSRRQRPLGPMSRRALRRLRGEQRGQEPLGPGALQFVLHDDDDAEEEGPKRGPGGRRPRSAGKEGVCVNNRFELINIEDLEEGPVLNGERPDCLLTDAVVSGNKRRSQSGGADSKKAGEVADKAAPPEQSNISGKLRKKKKKQKNKKNTTGEILENGLEDIDRILERIEDSSGYNRPGPPPLSSKKHVLYVEHRHLNPDTELKRYFGARAVLGEQRPRQRQRVYPKCTWLTTPKSTWPRYTKPGLSMRLLESKKGLSSFAFEHSEEYQQTQHKFLAAVESMEPNNIVVLLQTSPYHVDSLLQLSDACRFQEDQEMARDLVERALYSMECAFHPLFSLTSGTCRLDYRRPENRSFYLALYKQMSFLEKRGCPRTALEFCKLILSLEPDEDPLCMLLLVDHLALRARNYEYLIRLFQEWEAHRNLSQLPNFAFSVPLAYFLLSQQADLPEQELSSAREQASVLIRQALTMFPGVLLPLLEYCSVRPDAAVATHRFFGPDAEISQPPALSQLVSLYLGRSHFLWKEPATMSWLEENVREVLQAVDSGDPAVEACESRRKVLYQRAPRNIHRHVVLSEVKEAVAALPPDVTTQSVMGFDPLPPLDTIYSYVRPERLSPVSHGNTIALFFRSLLPNYTMEGERLEDGGAGGLNRNQGLNRLMLAVRDMMANFHFHDVEAAREDNPEGDGEWD; encoded by the exons ATGCCCCTGTTGACGGAGAGGAAGTTCCGGAGAACCTCAGCGCGCAGACGCGACACGCCAGCCTCGCGCCAGCGCGCCGTAAGTGCGCAGGCGCGCCAGCCGTTCTCTtgtctgctcttccttctcccgGTCTCCAGACGTCAGCGGCCGTTGGGTCCTATGTCGCGCCGGGCCCTCCGGAGGCTGAGGGGGGAACAGCGCGGCCAGGAGCCCCTCGGGCCCGGCGCCCTGCAGTTTGTCCTCCACGATGACGATGATGCGGAAGAAGAAGGTCCAAAGCGGGGTCCAGGTGGCCGACGCCCCCGGAGCGCAGGAAAGGAGGGCGTTTGCGTCAACAACCGGTTCGAGCTG ATAAACATTGAAGACCTTGAGGAGGGACCTGTGCTGAATGGGGAGAGACCTGATTGTCTGCTCACAGATGCTGTGGTGTCAGGGAACAAAAGGAGGTCCCAGAGTGGAGGTGCAGACAGCAAGAAAGCTGGAGAAGTGGCTGACAAGGCAGCTCCCCCAGAGCAG TCTAATATAAGTGGCAAACTccggaagaagaaaaagaaacagaaaaataagaaaaacactaCAGGAGAAATTTTG GAAAATGGGCTGGAAGATATCGATCGCATCTTGGAAAGGATTGAGGACAGCAGTGGTTACAACCGCCCCGGGCCGCCTCCCCTGAGCTCCAAGAAGCACGTCCTATACGTGGAACACAG ACACTTGAATCCAGACACAGAACTGAAAAGGTATTTTGGTGCTCGAGCTGTCCTGGGGGAACAAAG GCCGAGGCAGAGGCAGCGTGTGTACCCCAAGTGTACATGGCTAACGACCCCTAAGAGCACATGGCCACGGTACACCAAACCAG GTCTGTCGATGCGGCTGCTGGAGTCCAAGAAAGGCCTCTCCTCCTTTGCGTTTGAGCACAGTGAGGAATACCAGCAGACTCAGCACAAGTTCCTGGCTGCCGTGGAGTCCATGGAGCCCAACAACATCGTG GTTCTGCTCCAGACCAGCCCGTACCACGTTGACTCACTTCTGCAGCTCAGCGATGCTTGTCGCTTTCAGGAGGACCAGGAGATGGCCCGAGACCTCGTAG AGAGAGCGCTGTACAGCATGGAGTGTGCCTTCCACCCCCTGTTCAGCCTCACCAGCGGGACCTGCCGGCTGGATTACCGCAGACCTGAGAACAG GAGCTTCTACCTGGCCCTCTACAAACAGATGAGCTTCCTGGAGAAGCGAGGCTGCCCGCGCACGGCGCTGGAGTTCTGCAAGCTCATCCTGAG CCTGGAGCCGGACGAGGACCCCCTGTGCATGCTGCTGCTCGTCGACCACCTGGCCTTGCGGGCGCGCAACTACGAGTACCTGATCCGTCTCTTCCAGGAGTGGGAG GCTCATCGGAACCTGTCTCAGCTCCCAAATTTCGCCTTCTCTGTGCCGTTGGCCTATTTCCTGCTGAGTCAGCAAGCAGACCTCCCGGAGCAGGAGCTCAGCTCTGCAAGGGAGCAGGCCTCTGTCCTGATCCGACAGGCGCTCACCATGTTCCCTGGAG tcctcctgcctctgctcgAGTACTGCAGCGTGCGGCCCGATGCTGCTGTCGCCACTCACCGCTTCTTCGGACCGGATGCTGAGATCAG CCAGCCCCCCGCCCTGAGCCAGCTGGTAAGCCTCTACCTCGGAAGGTCACACTTCCTCTGGAAGGAGCCCGCCACCATGAGCTGGCTAGAGGAGAATGTCCGCGAGGTTCTGCAGGCTGTGGACTCTGGGGACCCTGCGGTGGAAGCGTGTGAGAGCAG GCGGAAGGTGCTCTATCAGCGTGCGCCCAGAAACATCCACCGCCATGTGGTCCTGTCCGAGGTCAAGGAAGCTGTTGCCGCCCTTCCCCCG GATGTGACCACGCAGTCTGTGATGGGCTTCGACCCTCTGCCTCCTTTGGACACCATCTACTCCTACGTCAGACCAGAGAG gcTGAGTCCCGTCAGCCATGGAAACACAATTGCCCTCTTCTTCCGGTCTTTGTTACCCAATTACACCATGGAG ggggagaggctggaggatggaggggctgggggtctgaACCGCAACCAAGGCTTGAACAGGCTGATGCTGGCCGTGCGAGACATGATGGCCAACTTCCATTTCCACGACGTGGAGGCAGCTCGCGAGGACAACCCCGAGGGGGACGGGGAGTGGGACTGA
- the MC1R gene encoding melanocyte-stimulating hormone receptor gives MSIQGAQRRLLGSLNSTPPATPHLRLPANQTGPRCLEVSIPDGLFLGLGLVSVVENVLVVAAIAKNRNLHSPMYYFICCLAVSDLLVSVSNVLETTVMLLLEAGAMATRAAVVQQLDDIIDILICGAMVSSLCFLGAIAVDRYISIFYALRYHSIVTLPRAWWAISAIWVASVLSSTLFIAYYNHTAVLLCLVSFFVAMLVLMAVLYVHMLARACQHARGIARLHKGQRPAHQGFGLKGAATLTTLLGIFFLCWGPFFLHLSLMVLCPQHPTCGCVFKNFKLFLTLIICNSIVDPLIYAFRSQELRKTLQEVALCSW, from the coding sequence ATGTCTATACAGGGCGCCCAGAGGAGGCTGCTGGGCTCCCTCAACTCCACCCCTCCAGCCACCCCTCACCTCAGGCTGCCTGCCAACCAGACAGGGCCCCGGTGCCTGGAGGTGTCCATTCCTGACGGGCTCTTCCTCGGCCTGGGGCTGGTGAGTGTGGTGGAGAACGTGCTGGTGGTGGCCGCCATCGCCAAGAACCGCAACCTGCACTCGCCCATGTATTACTTCATCTGTTGCCTGGCTGTGTCCGACCTGCTGGTGAGCGTGAGCAACGTGCTGGAGACGACGGTCATGCTGCTGCTAGAGGCAGGCGCCATGGCCACCCGGGCCGCCGTGGTGCAGCAGCTGGACGACATCATTGACATACTCATCTGTGGCGCCATGGTGTCCAGCCTCTGCTTCCTGGGCGCCATTGCCGTGGACCGCTACATCTCCATCTTCTACGCGCTGCGATACCATAGCATCGTGACACTGCCCCGGGCGTGGTGGGCCATCTCCGCTATCTGGGTGGCTAGCGTCCTGTCCAGCACACTCTTCATTGCCTACTACAATCACACAGCCGTCCTGCTTTGTCTTGTCAGCTTCTTTGTAGCCATGCTGGTGCTCATGGCTGTGCTGTATGTCCACATGCTTGCCCGGGCCTGCCAGCACGCCCGAGGCATTGCCCGTCTCCATAAGGGGCAGCGCCCTGCCCACCAGGGCTTTGGCCTCAAGGGCGCCGCCACGCTCACCACCCTGCtgggcattttctttctctgctgggGCCCCTTCTTCCTGCACCTCTCGCTCATGGTCCTGTGCCCTCAACACCCCACCTGTGGCTGCGTCTTCAAGAACTTCAAGCTCTTCCTCACCCTCATCATCTGCAACTCCATCGTTGACCCCCTCATCTACGCCTTCCGCAGCCAGGAGCTCCGAAAGACGCTCCAAGAGGTAGCGCTGTGCTCCTGGTGA